The Zingiber officinale cultivar Zhangliang chromosome 9A, Zo_v1.1, whole genome shotgun sequence genome window below encodes:
- the LOC122018658 gene encoding syntaxin-61-like isoform X2 — MTSAQDPFYAVKGEIQESIDTLQVTFHQWKQTPSYTGELVHLTRELLTSCENIKWQVDKLEKAIADSSRDPAWYGLDHVELEKSQRWTATAHNQVDTVKRIVEAGKEKRNLLSSDVKGVHKELMQIPDGNTSHAEGSNQYKKDYCDFITSESDQQVLLIKRQNEELDELSASVQRIGDMGLTIHDELIGQEMIFDELGKEMDITSSRLDFVKGHQSFQLHGRSKISHDFNPRCRGKRGI, encoded by the exons ATGACTTCAGCACAAGATCCATTCTATGCAGTGAAAGGGGAGATTCAGGAATCC ATTGATACACTGCAAGTTACTTTTCATCAATGGAAACAGACACCTTCATACACAGGAGAGCTAGTGCACCTGACAAGAGAGCTACTTACCAGCTGTGAGAACATAAAGTGGCAG GTTGATAAATTGGAGAAGGCAATTGCAGATTCTTCCAGAGATCCTGCTTGGTATGGACTTGATCATGTTGAGCTTGAGAAAAGTCAGAGATGGACTGCCACCGCTCATAATCAG GTGGACACTGTGAAGAGAATTGTAGAGGCTGGCAAGGAAAAGCGGAATCTGCTTAGCTCAGATGTAAAAGGCGTGCATAAAGAGCTGATGCAAATTCCAGATGGCAATACTTCTCATGCTGAAGGATCAAACCAATACAAAAAAGATTATTGTGATTTTATTACCTCAGAATCAGATCAACAAGTACTCCTCATCAA GAGACAAAACGAGGAGCTTGATGAGCTTAGTGCTAGTGTCCAGAGAATTGGAGACATGGGGCTTACCATTCACGATGAACTCATTGGGCAG GAAATGATATTCGATGAACTAGGCAAGGAAATGGATATCACTTCAAGCAGGCTTGACTTTGTCAAG GGACACCAGAGCTTCCAACTCCACGGGCGTTCAAAAATATCCCATGATTTCAACCCTCGATGCAGGGGAAAGAGAGGAATTTAG
- the LOC122018658 gene encoding syntaxin-61-like isoform X1, translated as MTSAQDPFYAVKGEIQESIDTLQVTFHQWKQTPSYTGELVHLTRELLTSCENIKWQVDKLEKAIADSSRDPAWYGLDHVELEKSQRWTATAHNQVDTVKRIVEAGKEKRNLLSSDVKGVHKELMQIPDGNTSHAEGSNQYKKDYCDFITSESDQQVLLIKRQNEELDELSASVQRIGDMGLTIHDELIGQEMIFDELGKEMDITSSRLDFVKRKVAMVMKKTGVKCQTMMIAFLIVLFILLFVLVCFT; from the exons ATGACTTCAGCACAAGATCCATTCTATGCAGTGAAAGGGGAGATTCAGGAATCC ATTGATACACTGCAAGTTACTTTTCATCAATGGAAACAGACACCTTCATACACAGGAGAGCTAGTGCACCTGACAAGAGAGCTACTTACCAGCTGTGAGAACATAAAGTGGCAG GTTGATAAATTGGAGAAGGCAATTGCAGATTCTTCCAGAGATCCTGCTTGGTATGGACTTGATCATGTTGAGCTTGAGAAAAGTCAGAGATGGACTGCCACCGCTCATAATCAG GTGGACACTGTGAAGAGAATTGTAGAGGCTGGCAAGGAAAAGCGGAATCTGCTTAGCTCAGATGTAAAAGGCGTGCATAAAGAGCTGATGCAAATTCCAGATGGCAATACTTCTCATGCTGAAGGATCAAACCAATACAAAAAAGATTATTGTGATTTTATTACCTCAGAATCAGATCAACAAGTACTCCTCATCAA GAGACAAAACGAGGAGCTTGATGAGCTTAGTGCTAGTGTCCAGAGAATTGGAGACATGGGGCTTACCATTCACGATGAACTCATTGGGCAG GAAATGATATTCGATGAACTAGGCAAGGAAATGGATATCACTTCAAGCAGGCTTGACTTTGTCAAG AGAAAAGTTGCAATGGTGATGAAGAAGACCGGCGTCAAGTGCCAAACCATGATGATAGCGTTCTTAATTGTACTCTTTATACTTCTTTTTGTTTTGGTATGCTTCACGTAA